A window from Deltaproteobacteria bacterium encodes these proteins:
- the rseP gene encoding RIP metalloprotease RseP encodes MSTLLMILYFVLGLGLLILVHEAGHFIMAKLNGIRVERFSIGFGPKLFSFKKGETEYCFSMLFFLGGYVKMTGQDDFAQEEPAVTTDPRSFENKPIWARMLVVLGGPSMNLLLPWLLMPIVFLIGVTQPKFLTEPPVLVGVRPGSSADKVGMQISDRIISIEDKTVDTWEGVLWELALAQGRDVRLVFDRNGKPQEASLKVEKLGKEEMPDIGIHPDFFIPPQIGAVRADTPAEQGGLKAGDRILKLNGQEIQHWSQISELMNQYGDKPVEVSLSREGVFHKIMVTPAAMKDADKTYYVLGIEPMLQETFRRYGLVEAFRQGSRQNALLLTKTLEVLKNLFTLKVSVKALAGPVQIAVGTVKAAERGLGNFIFFLAFLSINLGVVNLLPLPVLDGGHVVYLLYETLFRKPLSLKLKLIFQQIGLVLLLALMVFVTINDINRQWGFGKIFSSLKNLF; translated from the coding sequence ATGTCAACATTATTGATGATTTTATATTTTGTTTTAGGGTTGGGGCTTTTAATTTTAGTCCATGAAGCCGGTCATTTCATTATGGCCAAACTCAATGGCATTCGGGTCGAACGTTTTTCCATTGGTTTTGGCCCTAAGTTATTTTCTTTTAAAAAGGGTGAAACTGAATACTGTTTTTCAATGCTCTTTTTCTTGGGTGGTTATGTAAAAATGACCGGGCAAGATGACTTTGCCCAGGAAGAACCGGCGGTGACTACCGACCCACGTTCTTTTGAAAACAAGCCGATTTGGGCTCGAATGCTAGTTGTCTTAGGTGGGCCAAGCATGAACCTGCTTTTGCCTTGGTTGCTCATGCCCATCGTTTTTCTGATTGGAGTTACGCAACCTAAATTTTTAACCGAACCACCAGTATTGGTAGGAGTTCGGCCAGGGTCGTCGGCTGATAAAGTAGGGATGCAGATTAGCGATCGTATCATTTCTATTGAGGACAAGACCGTCGATACGTGGGAAGGGGTGCTATGGGAACTAGCGTTGGCCCAAGGCAGAGACGTGCGGTTGGTTTTTGACAGAAATGGCAAACCGCAAGAGGCTTCCCTTAAGGTTGAAAAGTTGGGTAAAGAAGAAATGCCCGACATTGGGATTCATCCTGATTTTTTCATTCCCCCGCAAATTGGAGCGGTGAGAGCTGACACTCCAGCCGAGCAGGGGGGGTTAAAAGCCGGCGATCGAATTCTCAAATTGAATGGCCAAGAAATTCAACATTGGTCGCAAATCAGTGAGTTGATGAATCAATACGGCGACAAACCTGTTGAGGTGAGTTTGTCTCGGGAGGGAGTTTTTCATAAAATCATGGTTACGCCAGCGGCGATGAAAGACGCCGATAAAACTTATTATGTTTTGGGCATTGAGCCCATGCTGCAAGAGACGTTTAGGCGGTATGGTTTGGTGGAAGCTTTTCGTCAGGGGAGTCGGCAAAATGCCCTTTTGCTCACTAAAACCTTAGAAGTACTTAAAAATCTTTTTACGCTTAAAGTTTCGGTTAAAGCTTTAGCAGGTCCGGTGCAAATTGCCGTGGGTACTGTTAAGGCAGCTGAACGAGGCTTGGGTAATTTTATTTTTTTCTTGGCCTTCTTAAGTATTAATTTAGGGGTCGTAAACCTCTTGCCCTTGCCGGTGCTCGATGGAGGTCATGTGGTTTATCTTCTTTATGAAACCTTGTTTAGAAAACCGCTTTCTTTAAAGTTGAAGTTGATTTTTCAGCAAATCGGTTTGGTATTATTACTAGCTTTAATGGTTTTTGTAACCATTAATGATATTAATCGCCAATGGGGTTTTGGAAAAATATTTTCTTCCCTTAAAAATTTATTTTAG
- a CDS encoding 1-deoxy-D-xylulose-5-phosphate reductoisomerase, whose product MRVISILGSTGSIGTSTLDVVRNNPEKFKVAGLACGSNLDLLVQQIQEFKPQYVSVGKAEDVAKLQAQLGNGFSEIGCGMQGNITVATLPETDMVISAIVGAAGLEPTLSALKAKKAVGLANKETLVVAGSLMTQVAKKQQVTLLPIDSEHSAIFQCLVGQNRDELRKIIITASGGPFLHKPRDEFSSITVEQALKHPNWSMGAKITIDSATLMNKGLEVIEAKWLFDLEPEEIEVVIHPQSIIHSMIEFHDGSILAQLGIPDMRVPIAYALSFPERLPNSLPSLSLTEIGSLTFFPPDYEKFNCLKLARQSLSKGGSYTAVLNAANEVAVKRFLEKKIGFSAIPYVVEATLEKHQSCEPASVDEILAIDKWARFEAERVTRNYVLN is encoded by the coding sequence ATGCGAGTTATTTCAATTTTAGGTAGTACGGGGTCGATCGGTACTTCTACATTAGATGTGGTGCGGAATAATCCCGAAAAATTTAAAGTGGCGGGGCTCGCCTGTGGTTCAAATTTGGATTTGTTAGTGCAACAGATTCAAGAATTTAAACCTCAATATGTTTCAGTAGGCAAAGCAGAAGATGTTGCAAAGTTACAAGCTCAATTGGGAAACGGTTTTTCAGAAATAGGCTGCGGGATGCAAGGCAATATTACCGTGGCTACTTTGCCAGAAACAGACATGGTAATTTCTGCAATTGTGGGGGCAGCAGGGCTAGAACCCACCCTTTCTGCTTTGAAAGCTAAAAAAGCCGTGGGGCTGGCTAATAAAGAAACGTTGGTGGTGGCAGGTTCGCTCATGACCCAAGTCGCAAAAAAACAACAAGTCACTCTACTTCCTATCGACAGCGAACATAGTGCCATATTTCAATGTTTAGTGGGCCAAAACCGTGATGAACTACGTAAGATTATTATCACGGCATCGGGAGGGCCCTTTTTGCATAAGCCAAGGGATGAATTTTCTTCTATCACGGTTGAGCAAGCCTTAAAACACCCCAATTGGTCGATGGGGGCTAAAATCACCATCGACTCTGCAACACTTATGAATAAAGGGTTGGAGGTGATCGAGGCGAAGTGGTTGTTTGATTTAGAACCAGAAGAAATCGAGGTTGTCATTCATCCACAAAGTATTATCCACTCCATGATAGAATTTCATGATGGTTCTATTTTGGCACAACTGGGTATCCCCGATATGCGCGTTCCTATTGCCTATGCTTTAAGTTTTCCTGAAAGGTTGCCCAATTCATTGCCAAGTCTTTCGTTGACTGAAATTGGCTCGCTTACTTTTTTCCCCCCCGATTATGAAAAATTTAATTGTCTTAAATTGGCCCGGCAATCACTTTCGAAAGGCGGGTCTTACACTGCGGTGTTGAATGCAGCTAACGAAGTAGCGGTAAAAAGATTTTTAGAAAAAAAGATTGGTTTTTCGGCCATTCCTTACGTGGTAGAAGCCACCTTGGAGAAGCATCAAAGTTGTGAGCCGGCTTCAGTCGATGAAATCTTGGCTATTGATAAATGGGCAAGGTTTGAAGCCGAGCGAGTTACCAGAAATTATGTTTTAAATTAG
- a CDS encoding phosphatidate cytidylyltransferase, with translation MTKVRIITGLILGLSVGAFIGWAPLPLFNAVLLIVLSLAAYEFFCITLPHPSLGFFWAMLLTILLSILFLFFPAPPMLPLFAGVLLLCLSFYLFQKQDPALAVKQASLTLLGVFYISILFSHVGLIRALPQGVMWVYVLLASTFLADSGAYLVGHMIGRHKLAPRISPGKTVEGLVGGVFFSLIATLIVKIFFWRYLSLWDCLIVGCISGLVGPLGDLSESLIKRSVNLKDSGRLIPGHGGVLDRVDALLFTAPVVYYYAKYLKGF, from the coding sequence GTGACGAAGGTTCGTATTATAACGGGGCTCATTTTAGGTTTGTCGGTAGGCGCTTTCATAGGTTGGGCACCCCTCCCTCTATTTAATGCTGTGCTTTTGATTGTGTTGTCTTTAGCGGCCTATGAATTTTTTTGTATTACCTTGCCCCACCCTTCTTTGGGCTTTTTTTGGGCCATGCTTCTGACCATTTTACTCTCAATATTATTTTTATTTTTTCCGGCGCCTCCTATGTTGCCACTTTTTGCGGGGGTGCTGCTCTTATGTCTTTCTTTTTATCTGTTCCAAAAGCAAGACCCTGCTTTGGCAGTTAAACAGGCCAGCCTCACCCTGTTAGGTGTTTTTTATATTAGTATTCTTTTTTCCCATGTGGGCTTGATTCGTGCCCTGCCGCAAGGCGTGATGTGGGTCTATGTGTTATTAGCCTCAACTTTTTTGGCCGATAGTGGGGCCTATTTGGTGGGGCATATGATAGGTAGGCATAAATTAGCTCCGCGGATTAGCCCTGGGAAAACCGTTGAAGGTTTGGTGGGAGGAGTTTTTTTTAGTTTAATTGCCACCTTGATCGTAAAAATATTTTTTTGGCGTTATTTAAGTTTGTGGGATTGTCTGATCGTGGGTTGCATCAGCGGTTTAGTGGGGCCATTAGGCGATCTTTCAGAATCCTTGATCAAAAGAAGCGTGAATTTAAAAGATAGTGGGCGACTTATTCCAGGGCATGGGGGAGTGCTTGACCGAGTCGATGCCTTGCTTTTTACCGCCCCAGTTGTTTATTACTATGCCAAATATTTGAAAGGTTTTTGA
- a CDS encoding isoprenyl transferase, giving the protein MSDLPHHIAIIMDGNGRWAEMRQLHRLEGHRQGIEAVEDIVTYAADLGIEYLTLYAFSQENWSRPSEEVMGLMELLRLFLQLKREKLLRNGIRLKAIGQLELLPEPILKELTKTIFETRHGQKMTLILALSYGSQMEILDAVNRLLRKTMAEGNPGKVITHEEFCSQLYTEFIPDPDLLIRTSGEYRISNFMLWQLAYSELYFTDTLWPDFNREELQKAILEFQKRERRFGKTSQQIQAGEKDL; this is encoded by the coding sequence ATGTCTGATTTACCCCACCACATTGCAATTATCATGGATGGCAATGGTCGATGGGCTGAGATGCGCCAATTGCACCGCTTAGAGGGGCACCGCCAAGGCATTGAAGCTGTTGAAGATATTGTTACTTATGCGGCTGATTTAGGCATTGAGTATCTAACCCTTTATGCCTTTTCCCAAGAAAATTGGTCGAGGCCCAGTGAAGAAGTTATGGGTCTCATGGAATTGTTGAGATTATTTTTACAACTTAAAAGAGAAAAATTGCTACGCAACGGTATTCGGTTAAAGGCGATTGGCCAATTAGAATTATTACCCGAACCTATTTTAAAAGAATTAACGAAAACCATTTTTGAAACTCGTCATGGTCAGAAGATGACACTCATTTTAGCCCTCTCTTATGGTTCTCAAATGGAAATATTAGATGCAGTGAATCGTTTACTGCGCAAAACCATGGCCGAAGGTAACCCTGGCAAGGTGATTACCCATGAAGAATTTTGTTCTCAACTTTATACAGAGTTTATTCCTGACCCAGATTTACTTATTCGAACCAGTGGTGAATATCGGATTAGCAATTTTATGCTGTGGCAATTAGCCTATTCTGAGTTATACTTCACCGATACCCTTTGGCCCGATTTTAATCGGGAAGAATTACAAAAGGCCATTCTTGAATTTCAAAAACGAGAACGGAGGTTTGGTAAAACCTCGCAGCAAATTCAAGCTGGAGAAAAAGATTTGTGA
- the frr gene encoding ribosome recycling factor — translation MEILTHTKQRMEKVLEAVLNELSKVRTGRANVAILDDIRVEYYGALSPLNQVATLTVPESRLILIQPWDVSVIGGIEKAILKSDLGLSPSNDGKIIRIAIPALTEERRKELVKVVKQYGEDGKVSVRHVRRESMDEIKKLEKEKAHSEDEIKKLSEQIQKCTDDYVHKIDELMAKKEKDLMHV, via the coding sequence ATGGAAATATTAACTCATACCAAACAAAGAATGGAAAAGGTTTTAGAAGCGGTTCTCAATGAACTATCAAAGGTGCGTACCGGTAGAGCCAATGTGGCAATACTCGATGATATTCGAGTAGAGTATTATGGTGCCTTAAGCCCTCTTAATCAAGTGGCCACCCTGACTGTTCCTGAATCGCGTTTGATTCTCATTCAACCTTGGGATGTATCGGTGATTGGTGGAATTGAAAAAGCCATTTTAAAATCAGATTTAGGCTTGTCTCCTTCTAATGATGGCAAAATTATTCGCATTGCTATTCCAGCACTTACCGAAGAACGCCGAAAAGAATTAGTTAAAGTGGTCAAGCAATATGGTGAAGATGGCAAGGTGAGTGTTCGCCATGTGCGTCGTGAATCTATGGATGAAATCAAAAAGCTTGAAAAAGAAAAGGCCCACTCCGAAGATGAAATTAAAAAACTTTCCGAGCAAATCCAAAAATGTACCGATGATTATGTGCATAAGATCGATGAGCTGATGGCAAAAAAAGAAAAAGACCTTATGCATGTCTGA